The following coding sequences lie in one Streptomyces venezuelae genomic window:
- a CDS encoding transcriptional regulator, protein MQPNTLLDAILDEAGISHAGLAAHVNQAGRARGLALRYEHTAVSRWLKGQRPRGQVPDLICEVLAARLHRPVTLDDIGLGLPGVPAARTGTAASTLSGFVERATALWRSDEQQRPHLLGAPAVTGTPAVMPVWEWENPPEDVDVSRGGRHPVSTADIEMMRAARAHYEQMYRKTGGIATRSRIVGFLNAEVAPLLRGSYTDEMGRQLHRSTGGLVAIAGICAYDSDAHGLAQRYFHQALRLSKASGDTGLGAYVIALLVNQSLFMREYRQAVAFAEAALRAAGRDLTPALASDLYAMQAKAYAHLGDGRSALSCIRRAEAAADRILRGREPDETGYVQPGLVNVQVAEALLSLGDLASAREHAAAAVDTPAHDRGRVHRLAMLSQIELRQGNTDEAVVTAVEMAEQARGMESQRLRDRLRAVREHLVRSDCAGTAEAAELIAGALRVPL, encoded by the coding sequence ATGCAGCCCAACACCCTGCTCGACGCGATCCTCGACGAGGCCGGCATCTCCCACGCGGGACTCGCCGCACATGTGAACCAGGCCGGAAGGGCCAGAGGACTCGCGCTCCGCTACGAACACACGGCCGTGTCACGCTGGTTGAAAGGCCAGCGGCCGCGCGGCCAGGTGCCGGACCTGATCTGCGAAGTCCTCGCCGCCCGCCTGCACCGACCTGTCACCCTGGACGACATCGGCCTCGGCCTGCCCGGTGTTCCCGCCGCCCGGACCGGAACGGCCGCCTCCACCCTCTCCGGCTTCGTGGAGCGGGCCACCGCGCTGTGGCGCTCGGACGAACAGCAGCGCCCGCACCTGCTCGGGGCGCCCGCCGTCACCGGCACACCCGCCGTGATGCCGGTCTGGGAGTGGGAGAACCCGCCCGAGGACGTCGACGTGTCACGCGGTGGACGGCACCCCGTGAGCACCGCCGACATCGAGATGATGCGCGCGGCCCGCGCCCACTACGAGCAGATGTACCGCAAGACCGGCGGCATCGCGACGCGCTCCCGCATCGTCGGCTTCCTCAACGCCGAGGTCGCGCCCCTGCTGCGCGGCAGCTACACCGACGAGATGGGCCGCCAACTCCACCGCTCCACCGGCGGGTTGGTCGCCATCGCCGGGATCTGCGCCTACGACTCCGACGCCCACGGCCTGGCCCAGCGCTACTTCCACCAGGCGCTGCGCCTCTCCAAGGCCAGCGGCGACACCGGGCTCGGCGCGTATGTGATCGCGCTCCTGGTCAACCAGTCGCTGTTCATGCGTGAGTACCGCCAGGCGGTGGCGTTCGCGGAGGCCGCGCTGCGGGCCGCCGGGCGCGACCTCACCCCGGCCCTCGCCTCCGACCTGTACGCGATGCAGGCCAAGGCGTACGCGCACCTGGGCGACGGCAGGAGCGCGCTGTCCTGCATCCGGCGTGCGGAGGCGGCGGCCGACCGGATCCTGCGCGGCCGTGAGCCGGACGAGACGGGCTATGTCCAGCCCGGCCTGGTCAACGTGCAAGTGGCGGAGGCGCTGCTCAGTCTGGGTGATCTCGCCAGCGCCCGGGAGCACGCCGCGGCGGCCGTGGACACTCCGGCGCACGACCGCGGGCGGGTGCACCGCCTGGCCATGCTCAGCCAGATCGAACTGCGCCAGGGCAACACCGACGAGGCGGTGGTCACGGCCGTGGAAATGGCGGAACAGGCCCGGGGCATGGAGTCCCAGCGGCTGCGCGACCGACTCCGTGCTGTGCGCGAGCACCTGGTCCGCAGCGACTGCGCGGGTACGGCGGAGGCGGCCGAGCTCATCGCAGGGGCGCTGCGCGTCCCCCTGTAA
- a CDS encoding SUKH-3 domain-containing protein, with protein sequence MTDTSEAGSRGRWSAETDRVLRAAGWRPGRSVPTAEWERVLHEHGGFEMHEAARRFLAEFGGLASEERGPGRTMARMGFRLDPLAAEWDDEIFDVLSEEAGAYLYPVGEADRRNTYLGIAPDGKVYAGMDSVTLLAETADRALEKLMEGIR encoded by the coding sequence ATGACGGACACCTCGGAGGCAGGATCCCGCGGGCGCTGGTCCGCGGAGACCGACCGCGTACTGCGAGCGGCCGGCTGGCGACCCGGGCGATCCGTGCCGACGGCCGAGTGGGAGCGCGTCCTGCACGAGCACGGCGGCTTCGAGATGCATGAGGCGGCACGGCGCTTCCTCGCCGAGTTCGGCGGTCTGGCGAGTGAAGAGCGGGGCCCCGGGCGGACGATGGCCCGCATGGGCTTTCGGCTCGATCCGCTCGCGGCGGAATGGGACGACGAGATCTTCGACGTGCTCAGCGAGGAAGCGGGGGCGTATCTGTATCCCGTCGGCGAGGCCGATCGTCGCAACACCTACCTGGGGATCGCGCCGGACGGCAAGGTCTACGCCGGGATGGACAGCGTCACGCTGCTCGCCGAGACCGCCGACCGGGCGCTGGAGAAGCTCATGGAGGGGATCCGGTGA
- a CDS encoding glycoside hydrolase family 10 protein, which produces MRRMSRRGFSLVAAATVAGLATAGDAVAASGRRPKDGRELRGMWLASVVNRDWPSKPGLPAAQQRSELLAYLDSAVNRRLNAVVFQVRPTADALWPSPYEPWSEYLTGVQGKDPGWDPLGTAVHEAHRRGLELHAWFNPFRIANHTDPSRLVATHPARVHPDWVVPYGGKLYYNPGLPAVRRFVQDAMLDAVRRYPIDAVHWDDYFYPYPVAGQVFDDDDAFERYGGGFPDRASWRRDNIDRLVREMARRVKKARGRTQFGISPFAVWRNIATDPTGSDTRAGVQTYDDLYADTRGWVKKGWIDYIVPQVYWNIGFPAADYAKLIPWWNDVVRGTGVNLYIGEALYKAGDPAQPAAWQDPAELSRHLTYAEGFHEVRGHVYFSAKEVGVDKIGAMARVVADHYQKPAKPPR; this is translated from the coding sequence ATGAGGCGTATGTCACGTCGGGGTTTCTCTCTGGTGGCCGCCGCGACGGTGGCCGGCCTGGCGACGGCGGGTGACGCGGTCGCCGCGTCCGGCCGACGCCCGAAGGACGGCCGCGAACTGCGCGGCATGTGGCTGGCGAGCGTCGTGAACCGTGACTGGCCGTCCAAGCCGGGTCTCCCGGCGGCCCAGCAGCGCAGCGAGTTGCTGGCCTATCTGGACTCGGCCGTGAACCGCAGACTCAACGCGGTGGTCTTCCAGGTGCGCCCCACCGCGGACGCCCTGTGGCCATCGCCCTACGAGCCGTGGTCGGAGTATCTGACCGGCGTCCAGGGCAAGGACCCGGGCTGGGATCCCCTGGGCACGGCCGTCCACGAGGCGCACCGCAGGGGCCTGGAGCTGCACGCGTGGTTCAACCCGTTCCGGATCGCCAACCACACGGACCCGTCCCGTCTGGTGGCCACGCACCCCGCGCGGGTCCACCCCGACTGGGTCGTGCCGTACGGCGGGAAGCTGTACTACAACCCGGGGCTGCCCGCGGTGCGGCGCTTCGTGCAGGACGCGATGCTCGACGCGGTGCGGCGCTATCCGATCGACGCCGTGCACTGGGACGACTACTTCTACCCGTACCCCGTCGCGGGCCAGGTCTTCGACGACGACGACGCCTTCGAGCGGTACGGCGGCGGCTTCCCGGACCGGGCCTCGTGGCGGCGGGACAACATCGACCGCCTGGTGCGCGAGATGGCCCGGCGGGTGAAGAAGGCGCGGGGCCGCACCCAGTTCGGGATCAGCCCCTTCGCGGTCTGGCGGAACATCGCCACCGACCCGACGGGCTCGGACACCCGGGCGGGCGTGCAGACCTACGACGACCTGTACGCGGACACCCGCGGCTGGGTGAAGAAGGGCTGGATCGACTACATCGTCCCGCAGGTGTACTGGAACATCGGATTCCCCGCCGCGGACTACGCGAAGCTCATCCCGTGGTGGAACGACGTCGTGCGCGGCACGGGTGTGAACCTCTACATCGGCGAGGCCCTGTACAAGGCGGGCGACCCGGCGCAGCCCGCCGCCTGGCAGGACCCGGCGGAGCTGTCCCGGCACCTCACGTACGCCGAGGGCTTCCACGAGGTGCGCGGGCACGTCTACTTCTCGGCGAAGGAGGTCGGCGTCGACAAGATCGGCGCGATGGCGCGGGTGGTCGCCGACCACTACCAGAAGCCGGCGAAGCCGCCGCGCTGA
- a CDS encoding 3-hydroxybutyryl-CoA dehydrogenase: MTDIARVGVVGCGQMGAGIAEVCARSGLDVKVAETTGEALEIGRTRLYNSLSKAAERGKISEEERDATLDRLSFTTDLGEFSDRDLVIEAVVENEQVKTEIFQVLDQVVTRQDAILASNTSSIPLVKLAVATSRPDQVIGIHFFNPAPVQQLVELIPALTTSEGTISRAQAVVEKVLGKHAIRAQDRSGFVVNALLIPYLLSAIRMFESGIASREDIDNGMEMGCAHPMGPLKLSDLIGLDTVASVADSMYTEYKEPLYAAPPLLQRMVDAGRLGRKSGSGFYTYA; encoded by the coding sequence ATGACCGATATCGCACGCGTCGGAGTGGTGGGCTGTGGCCAGATGGGCGCCGGAATCGCAGAGGTCTGCGCCCGCTCCGGACTGGACGTGAAGGTCGCGGAGACCACCGGTGAAGCCCTGGAGATCGGCCGTACGCGGCTGTACAACTCCCTCTCCAAGGCGGCCGAGCGCGGCAAGATCTCCGAGGAGGAGCGCGACGCGACCCTGGACCGCCTGAGCTTCACCACCGACCTCGGCGAGTTCTCCGACCGTGACCTGGTCATCGAGGCCGTCGTCGAGAACGAGCAGGTCAAGACCGAGATCTTCCAGGTGCTCGACCAGGTGGTGACCCGGCAGGACGCGATCCTCGCCTCCAACACCTCCTCCATCCCGCTGGTGAAGCTGGCCGTCGCGACCTCGCGTCCCGACCAGGTCATCGGCATCCACTTCTTCAACCCGGCGCCGGTGCAGCAGCTCGTCGAGCTGATCCCCGCGCTGACCACGTCAGAGGGCACCATCAGCCGGGCGCAGGCCGTGGTCGAGAAGGTCCTCGGCAAGCACGCGATCCGCGCCCAGGACCGCTCGGGCTTCGTGGTGAACGCGCTGCTCATCCCGTACCTGCTCTCCGCCATCCGGATGTTCGAGTCGGGCATCGCGAGCCGCGAGGACATCGACAACGGCATGGAGATGGGCTGCGCCCACCCGATGGGTCCGCTGAAGCTCTCCGACCTGATCGGCCTGGACACGGTCGCCTCGGTCGCCGACTCCATGTACACCGAGTACAAGGAGCCGCTGTACGCCGCTCCCCCGCTGCTGCAGCGCATGGTGGACGCGGGCCGCCTCGGCCGGAAGTCCGGCTCGGGTTTCTACACGTACGCCTGA
- a CDS encoding PLP-dependent aminotransferase family protein, translated as MHDSSSVGELAKRLRSELDRYSPGGKLPSSRAIVERFRVSPVTVSRALAQLAAEGLVVTRPGAGVFRAEPAAPAAPAGDTSWQEVTLSADAAAELVPRSVDATGVLATLAAPPPGVIEFNGGYLDPALQPGQAMAAALARAGRRPGAWGRPPVDGLPELREWFARGIGGAVTAAEVLITAGGQSALTTALRALAPPGAPVLVESPTYPGMLAIARAAGLRPVPVPVDTDGVRPRLLEAAFRATGARVFVCQPLFQNPTGAVLSAERRPEVLRIAREAGAFVIEDDFVRRLVHEDAGPLPRPLSSDDPDGVVVHVCSLTKATSPSFRVSALAARGPVLERLRAIQVVDHFFVPRPLQEAALELVGSPAWPRHLRAVAGELKERRDAMSAALRLRVPELTVEHIPAGGYHLWVRLPDGADEAAFASAALRAGVAVAPGRPYFAAEPPAGHVRLSFAAVPGVGEITEGVRRLRAACDEVLDLR; from the coding sequence ATGCATGACAGTAGCAGTGTGGGCGAACTGGCGAAACGGCTGCGGAGTGAGCTGGACCGCTACTCGCCAGGTGGAAAGCTGCCGTCGAGCCGGGCGATCGTGGAGCGGTTCAGGGTGAGCCCCGTGACCGTGTCGCGGGCCCTCGCGCAGCTCGCCGCCGAAGGCCTCGTCGTCACCCGCCCCGGAGCGGGCGTCTTCCGCGCCGAGCCCGCGGCACCGGCCGCCCCCGCCGGGGACACCTCGTGGCAGGAGGTGACGCTGAGCGCCGACGCCGCGGCCGAGCTCGTGCCGCGCTCGGTCGACGCGACCGGCGTCCTGGCCACCCTCGCCGCCCCGCCGCCCGGCGTCATCGAGTTCAACGGCGGCTATCTCGACCCCGCACTGCAGCCCGGACAGGCGATGGCCGCGGCCCTCGCCCGCGCGGGACGGCGGCCCGGCGCGTGGGGGCGGCCGCCCGTCGACGGCCTGCCCGAGCTGCGCGAATGGTTCGCGCGGGGGATCGGCGGGGCCGTCACCGCCGCCGAGGTGCTGATCACGGCGGGCGGCCAGAGCGCGCTGACGACCGCGCTGCGGGCGCTCGCCCCGCCCGGCGCGCCGGTCCTCGTCGAGTCACCGACGTATCCCGGCATGCTCGCCATCGCGCGGGCGGCGGGGCTGCGTCCCGTGCCGGTGCCCGTCGACACGGACGGGGTGCGGCCCCGGCTCCTGGAGGCCGCCTTTCGGGCGACCGGCGCCCGGGTCTTCGTCTGCCAGCCGCTCTTCCAGAACCCGACCGGCGCCGTGCTCTCCGCCGAGCGCCGCCCCGAGGTCCTGCGGATCGCCCGCGAGGCGGGCGCGTTCGTCATCGAGGACGACTTCGTGCGCCGCCTCGTCCACGAGGACGCGGGGCCGCTGCCGCGCCCGCTCTCGTCCGACGACCCCGACGGAGTCGTCGTCCACGTCTGCTCGCTCACCAAGGCGACCTCGCCGAGCTTCCGCGTCAGCGCGCTCGCGGCCCGCGGCCCCGTCCTCGAACGGCTGCGCGCCATCCAGGTCGTCGACCACTTCTTCGTGCCGCGCCCCCTCCAGGAGGCGGCACTCGAACTGGTCGGCTCACCGGCCTGGCCGCGCCATCTGCGGGCGGTCGCGGGCGAGTTGAAGGAACGCAGGGACGCCATGTCGGCGGCGCTGCGGCTGCGGGTGCCCGAGCTCACGGTGGAGCACATCCCGGCGGGCGGCTACCACCTGTGGGTGCGGCTGCCCGACGGCGCCGACGAGGCGGCGTTCGCCTCCGCGGCGCTGCGGGCGGGCGTGGCGGTGGCGCCGGGCCGCCCGTACTTCGCGGCCGAACCCCCTGCGGGGCACGTCCGGTTGAGCTTCGCCGCGGTTCCGGGGGTGGGGGAGATCACGGAGGGGGTACGTCGCTTGCGGGCGGCCTGCGACGAGGTGTTGGACCTCCGCTGA
- a CDS encoding NUDIX hydrolase: MQWTKQSEQTVYGNRWFTVNLADVELPDGRHLDHFLIRMRPVAVATVVNDANEVLLLWRHRFITDSWGWELAAGVVEDGEDIAYAAAREMEEETGWRPGPLRHLMSVEPSNGLTDARHHIYWSDEGTYIGHPEDAFESDRREWVPLKLVPDMVTRGEVPAANMAAALLLLHHLRLGQDAR; encoded by the coding sequence GTGCAGTGGACGAAACAGAGCGAACAAACTGTGTATGGAAATCGGTGGTTCACGGTCAATCTCGCGGATGTCGAACTCCCCGACGGCCGGCATCTGGACCACTTCCTCATACGGATGCGGCCCGTCGCCGTGGCCACCGTCGTCAACGACGCCAACGAAGTGCTCCTGCTGTGGCGGCACCGCTTCATCACCGACAGCTGGGGCTGGGAACTCGCGGCAGGCGTCGTCGAGGACGGCGAGGACATCGCGTACGCGGCGGCACGCGAAATGGAGGAGGAGACCGGGTGGCGACCGGGCCCGCTGCGGCACCTCATGAGCGTCGAGCCGTCCAACGGGCTCACTGACGCGAGGCACCACATCTACTGGTCCGACGAGGGGACGTACATCGGTCATCCCGAGGACGCCTTCGAGTCGGACCGCCGCGAGTGGGTCCCGCTCAAACTGGTTCCCGACATGGTGACCCGTGGGGAGGTCCCGGCCGCCAACATGGCCGCGGCACTCCTCCTCCTGCACCATCTGCGCCTCGGCCAGGACGCGCGCTAG
- a CDS encoding GNAT family N-acetyltransferase, with amino-acid sequence MNESATLPDGYEISADTARIDAARVHHWLSTDAYWAIGRPRDKHEAAMAGSLNFGVYEEVSGEQVAYARVVTDRATFAYLCDVYVSPDVRGKGIGVALVTQVCAHLEPFGLRRTLLATADAHGVYEKIGFTALPAPEDWMIRAGTP; translated from the coding sequence ATGAACGAAAGCGCCACGCTACCCGACGGGTACGAGATATCCGCCGACACCGCCCGCATCGACGCCGCTCGCGTCCACCACTGGCTCTCCACCGACGCGTACTGGGCCATCGGACGCCCCCGCGACAAGCACGAGGCGGCGATGGCCGGGTCGCTCAACTTCGGGGTGTACGAAGAGGTTTCGGGCGAGCAGGTCGCGTACGCGCGCGTGGTGACCGATCGTGCCACGTTCGCCTATCTCTGCGACGTGTACGTCTCCCCGGACGTACGCGGCAAGGGCATCGGCGTCGCGCTCGTCACCCAGGTCTGCGCGCACCTGGAGCCGTTCGGGCTGCGCAGGACGCTGCTCGCCACGGCCGACGCGCACGGGGTCTACGAGAAGATCGGCTTCACGGCCCTTCCGGCGCCCGAGGACTGGATGATCCGCGCCGGTACTCCGTGA
- a CDS encoding DMT family transporter codes for MTAQDSATRPTRIAVPAPAPRGQAPAGTHRTGTLMAALGVIAFSLTFPSTAWGLEGIGPWSFVTLRGVLSALVAGGCLLALRVAVPDRRHWAGLAVVGAGVVVGFPLLTTLALQTSTTAHAAVVVGLLPLTTAVFAALRTGARPSRTFWTAALAGAAAVIGFTVQQSGGALTTADLYLFGALLICAAGYTEGGRLAREMPGWQVIGWALILCLPLNIAGAALALPHESFHLTGHSTAGLLYAALGSQFLGLVVWYRGMAAIGVPKASQLQLAQPLLTLVWSVFLLGEHLTVAAPLTAAAVLVCIAVTQRARG; via the coding sequence ATGACAGCACAGGATAGCGCTACTCGCCCGACCCGGATAGCGGTCCCCGCCCCCGCGCCCCGCGGCCAGGCCCCCGCGGGGACGCACCGCACCGGCACCCTGATGGCCGCCCTCGGCGTCATCGCCTTCTCCCTCACGTTCCCCTCCACCGCCTGGGGCCTCGAAGGCATCGGCCCCTGGAGCTTCGTGACCCTGCGCGGGGTGCTCAGCGCGCTCGTCGCGGGCGGCTGTCTGCTCGCGCTGCGCGTCGCGGTCCCCGACCGCCGCCACTGGGCGGGCCTCGCGGTCGTCGGCGCCGGTGTCGTCGTCGGCTTCCCGCTGCTCACCACGCTCGCCCTGCAGACCTCGACGACCGCCCACGCGGCCGTGGTCGTCGGCCTGCTCCCCCTCACGACCGCGGTCTTCGCGGCGCTGCGCACGGGCGCCCGCCCGTCGCGCACGTTCTGGACGGCGGCGCTCGCCGGGGCCGCGGCCGTCATCGGGTTCACCGTGCAGCAGAGCGGCGGCGCCCTCACCACCGCCGACCTCTACCTCTTCGGCGCGCTGCTGATCTGCGCGGCCGGCTACACCGAGGGCGGCCGCCTGGCCCGCGAGATGCCCGGCTGGCAGGTCATCGGGTGGGCGCTGATCCTCTGCCTGCCGCTCAACATCGCGGGCGCCGCACTGGCCCTGCCCCACGAGTCCTTCCACCTCACCGGGCACAGCACGGCGGGCCTGCTCTACGCGGCGCTCGGCTCGCAGTTCCTCGGCCTGGTCGTCTGGTACCGGGGCATGGCGGCGATCGGCGTACCCAAAGCCAGCCAGCTGCAGCTCGCCCAGCCGCTCCTGACCCTGGTGTGGTCGGTCTTCCTGCTCGGCGAACACCTCACCGTCGCCGCGCCCCTCACGGCGGCCGCGGTCCTCGTCTGCATCGCGGTCACCCAACGCGCGCGCGGGTGA
- a CDS encoding DUF1918 domain-containing protein, with the protein MRATVGDELVVHGRIVGQHDRIAQVVEVLGANGGPPYRVRFEDGHETVMSPGPDTVVRHQDPAS; encoded by the coding sequence ATGCGTGCAACCGTAGGCGACGAGCTGGTGGTGCACGGCAGGATCGTCGGGCAGCACGACAGGATCGCGCAGGTCGTCGAGGTGCTGGGGGCGAACGGCGGACCGCCGTACCGCGTCCGCTTCGAGGACGGCCACGAGACCGTGATGTCGCCGGGCCCCGACACCGTCGTACGGCATCAGGACCCGGCTTCCTGA